GAGCTATTGCCTGCCCAGCTCCAGTTGAAGCCCTTCCGCCTTGACAACATGCGAAGTAAGCTATGTCGCTCTGCCTGCTATGAGTAGACGGCTGAACACAAAGGCAAGACAGCGTCCTCATGTTTTTGTGGCAGCTTCGATTCCGTACGTAAAGTCGCATTCAGAATTGTTAGTTGATTATCAGCTCTTGCCCTTCAACGCTGCAGAACAGCAAAGTTCAAGACAAGCCGCTCATGCGCTAAACCACATCAGGGCATTTTCGAGCATCTCAGGAAGCAACTCGGCTTTGAGTCGCGCCGATGACACCGTCCGGCGTTGCCAGTTATGCTTGAGCAAATGGATATAGCCACCCGCGCCATGCTAAGCCTCGATGGCTGGATCCTCTGGGCCCCTGCCTCTAGGGACATATAAATGGCGTGTCGCAACGCTGTTTGAGAAGGTGTGCTGGGTCCGCAACTTACACCAGCCGACACGACGACGCTTGTCCAAGAAGCAGAGCACAGCAACATCAAAACAACACAACATGGACTACTCGGCCCCTCGCACGCTCCACCTCTACTACCGCGACGGTCATGACCGCGTCGAAGtcaccgacgccgacaagaGCACAGTGCTCTACGTATGCTACCGCACCAGCTCCAAGCCGCACCAGACCATctgccgggcggcgacgcacgACAAGCCCGAGACCATGGTCGGGCAGGTGTCCTTCCATCACTTCAAGTCGGACATTGACGTGCGCATGCCGCTGAACCCGGGCGTGGCGATGCGCAAGACGGGCTGGACGAGCTCCGCCTACGAGGTCACGTCGCCGGGGGCGCAGGAGGGGGCCGCGTGGACGTGGaagcgcgacggcgccatgaCGAGCAACCTCAAGCTCGTGGACGCTCGGGGCGCGGTGCTGGCCGCGTTTGACAACGCTTCGTGGTCGCTCAAGAAGCAGGGCACCCTCACCGTGCAGGActggatgccgccgccggcgctgctggatGTGATGATCGTGACGGGTCTGGCGAGGGTCGAGTACCAGCGGAGGAGTCAAAAGGCGCACAATGGGGCGGCGATTGCTTCGGCAAGCGGGCGGGGATAAGACGTGATAAACATGCCGTGGTTGCGGGTTTGGTTCAGTGTTACCAATAGCTTATAAGAGCATCTTATACAACAACGAATATTTCGATAAAGACGTACTCGATTCCATCGCGAGAGGACCGAATTTTcaatttttttttcctcCTCAAAATGACAGCGCACTGATACTCGAGCATCGATTTTAAAAAGATGTGGCGAGGAACCAAAAGAAAAGGGGGTTCAACGCAAGTCAGTGAGGACGCCCCAGTCAACTGCTGCGTGTATATCTACTCACAGAGACGGCTCCGGCGCATTTTGCTGACATTCAGGTAGTCTAATTTTACCCGGTGGGTTTTCCATGTCTACTCAAAAGCGCCTGCAACCCAGAATCCTCCTGATAACGCTCCAACGCAGAGGCCTTCCACTCGTCCCATTCTAAGCCCTTGTCCACGCCAACAGCGTCTCGAAGGTCGCGGAAAAGGCCTTGGAACCCATCCCAATCTGCATCAAGATCATACCCGCAGCAGAATGCGAACCTATGCTGGAGTCGGCCATTCCGAACATACGTGGCTAGATCTTGGCGTCCCTTTTCCTCCAGCAAGCTTGCGAAAACCATCTCATCGTAACCCAGGTTGTTCTTCCCATCGTAGAAGTCCGCAACAGGCAGGAGCCCAATCGGAGAATTAAAAGCATGTGCAGGTGATGCAGTATGGGCCCACTCCCAGTCAATGATGCCGGTGACGTTGAAATCCTCATCCACGAGGATGTGATCCCCTTTGTCGTCTGCGTGCTTCAGGTAGAACTTCTTGTCGTGCTCAACTGACGGCAAGACTTGAGGGACCAAGTCAACGAGGCAGCGGTGGATTAAGTAGGCGTCTACTGCCAGTTGTGAATACATTTCTTCGCGAAGGATCAAGTCCAAGATGAGTCGCAGTGAGGATAAATGATAGTCTTCTAATGAGGAGAAAGGCCCTATGGTGCGCATTCCGGATTGGACAAAGTCGGTGAGTGATTCTCGAGCAAGTGCGCCGACTTGAGAAGCGCCCGGGGTATCAAGGGATCCGAGGAGGTCAAACGGGTACTTGTGCAGTTCAACAAACGTCTCCGCAAGCTGGCTCATAACCTTCTCCCTCTCCTGCTGGGTTGCGATGGACCATCTCAGAGACTTGCCCGGCAACTTCTCCATCAGAATGTAGCCAGCTCCGACAGGATTATCTGGATGTTCGAGTGCGAAATCGTACACTCTAGGGGCTGGTACACCTGTCTGCGCAAGAAACATGAGGGTTGCGACTTCACTTCGGATGATGTAGTCTCGCACTGCTGTCGGAGGCGAAGTGGTGTTGAACCGGCGGATGCGGGCAAGCCAAACGATTCCGTCATCAAAGCGAACCTCGATATGATAGTTCATTCCTCCCATCACGCTGCTTCGTGTTGCTCTGTCATACTGGAGAGGCGGGATAGTGCAACGCATGCCATGCCGTACGAGGCTAGCTCGAGCGGCAAGAGCATGGGTGTCTATCTTTTCGATCAGCTTGGTGAGTTCACGCCTCTCGGCATCTTTGGCCGCGGGGTCGTAAGCATCCGCGTCCTGACAGTTGCGCGTTAGCAAGAAATCAGTGTTCCGTGCAAGTGCCTTGAGCATTGACTAACCTTCCACTGGGGACAGCTGTGGAGGCCGGGTCGGATATGTGTGGAACACAGGTGGCGGTTGCAGAGCACGCAATCACCAACATTGCGGACAGCTGGCCCATCGCAGCCCTCGAAATCGCAATCCCACAGAGGCATGTTCGAGGGCTTTGGAGGCGAGAAGAGAGCCTAGAACAGAAACGAGACAACGGTCTGCCCCGCCAAAGGACGACAACGTGGGGCGGGGGAGCCTAATAAAATGGGGGGGCTTGCAACATGGAAGAGTAGATATGCATGCCCGGGCGCCGCCTttcgcggcgcgggtgccTAACGGGTCGATCAAAAGAGAAAACAGTTGTCACGGTAGGGCAATGCAAGTGGTCATCTTGTTTCACAGACACCCGCAGGGTCTGAGCCGTGTCTGGTGGTTGGCCACGCTCGTTCCAACAACATTGAAACTGAGTTACTCATGTTGAGTTTTTTTTTGTCCCCGTCTCAGAGACATCTCTGGACCCAGACCAGACCCTGGACGGACGTGTAAGTCCCACTTGGTTCTTGACAGCATCCCCGCCCTAGCTGCGATCCACCCACAACGCGCGCAAATTCACAAGCCCACTCGCGAAAAGACGCAATTTTACGAGCTCCATATCGACGACAACAAAAGAGCCCACAACACGCCATGCGTCTCTCTCAAACACATAAATCCATAGGGCACATTTGGTCGTCTTCTTCCCAATAAGGACAAGCACCATATCATGGTTCCATAGCTCAGTTGGTCCAGAGCGTCAGCCTAATACAAGCACTTGTAAGCTGAAGGTCGAGGGTTCGATCCCCTTTGGGACCAGGTGCCTTTCTTTTTTGCCCTTTGATCGACTTGTTCCGATGATGTGCGGTCAAAGCGCAACTTGGAAGGGGGCTGTGGGCTCTGTGTGGCCTGATTATGACCACATGCAGACCAGATGACATGGACATGTCCGGCCTTGGCTTTTTGTCACTTGATAATGCTCGAGTGGGAGAGTCTTTtcggatggcggcgcccaagtCTAGAGCATCCGTACTTTCTTGACGCAAATGTGGAGTTCTAAAGAGAAAAGGAACGGTACATGTTTGTTTGATACCAGACGCTACCGAAACGCCGTCTAAGTCTACATGTACAAATACTCCATACATAGTTCGTGCCAAATGTGTCCCCGAACTGACGAAACCTCTCAACTGTGTACCAACAGATCAACTCCATAACCCGACCTAACCCTTACGCCAGCGCTTGCCATAACCTCCGACTATTTGCCCATGTACGGCCCTGGCAACTCCATGTCTTCAAAATGGATCGGGGGCCGATCCTTCGATCCCATCTCCCCTCGGCTTTCAAGAGGCGTGTCCCGCCCGCTGTGCGCCGACATGGAGCTCATGTCCTTGCGCAATATGTACTTGTCAAACATGGGCTTGATGCCCGGGACGGACAGCGCGATGAGCGTGGCGCTGATttcggcggcttcgacgcAGAGTAGCTTGAGAAGCGCGTAGCTACCACgttcgccctcgtcgtctatACAAAACCATGAGCATCCCATCCATGATCAGGTTCTACATAGTCGGGGGGGTTAAGTTACTCACAGGCATACCACATGATGAGTGGTATCCGTGTGGCAGATATGCCAATCACACTACATGGGCGTGGACGTGGTCAGCGGTCGTGGTGTCCAGTGGCTGGGGAAGCTCTCGACTATTCACTCACATGATGCCCGGCAACAGTATGCAGGCAAGCTGGACCTTTTTCCTCCGGGTCGTTTTGAGGATCCAGAGCATCGCAGCGGGGAGGCCGAACAGAAGCAAGTCACagagcagcgcgacgccggAAATGGCGAGATTCGTCGTAGCCCAGTCCACGCACTGGAGCTTcaagtcctcctcctccgtggCCGCTACCCACAGAAGCGTGACCGGCTTGCAGtggaagacgatgatggcaacCTGCGCCAGGAAGCCTAGCGTCACCATGCCGAGGATGACCTTGACGCAGATGAGGAGCTCGCGGTGCAGGTTACACATGCGGTAGTAGAAGGCCAGGCCCGATGTCCGGCAGAGCCACAGCGACGTGGTGTAGGTCAagtgggcgacggcatcgaaaATCTGGATTCTTTCGAACGTGTTGTCGTCCATGAACATGTCCCATTGGTCAAGGTGTCGTCCGGCGCCGAGACTGATGATATATATGCATAAGCCAACAAAGAGCAGATATACCGCCTAAGACACAAAAAGCGACCCGAGTCAGCATCAACATGTCCGAGTGTACAAGGAGAGGGGCATGGACAAAACACCCACCAGTGAtgcgagcgcgaggccatcgtcgacgcctaCGCCGAAGCGCTTGATGATGTATCTTCGGGAGAGCAGTCTACAGACGAccacggtgacgacgaggaccgtgagggtggcgatgatggcgatggccggGCGGTCGTAGTTTTCTCTGAGATGCTCTGCGGTAAACCACGGGGCGACATTGTTTTTCTCAATCTCTTCTCGGActgcggcctcgagctcggcgtcgctcaTCTGGGCCACTTCAGTAGACCAACTCATGTTTGACGACCCCTGCCCGGGCAGCACAGAGAGCGTCGGGGGGTTAATGAGTGACGAAGAAAACATTACATTTCAAGTGTAGGGCATGAGATGCGGCTCAGGtagcgccgcccgcgcgcggccaTGCCCACAATATATTCTTTCTGGAAGCGTTCAGCTTAGTCTGGACGGTCTTCTGAGCCGACAGGGATGTAGCCACTTGGATATCTCACACTTTTGCCGGACCATCGTGGCATGTTCAAGGTATGTCGCAATTAAAGTTCATAGCGTGACCTCGTCCGCCGTACATGTAGGCTTAGGTGCCGTCAGTGTGGGTTGGCGCTCTCGTTTCACTTTCGTCGCACTAGCATCAAGATTCTTTATGCGCTGACTGTCCAGCTACTACTAACAACTGCTGATCTACGCTCGCAAATCTGAAAATCgaacgacgaggaagatcCAGGGCGAGGGGACGGGCCCCATCGGATCAGGCACCAGACATCAATGGCCCACCCGCGCACCACAGGGCTGCAACGTGAGGACCTGGTGTCGACGGGCCTCGGAGGCGCTCTACCTGTCACGGGGGGAAAAAATAGTAGCAGGTTCCGATGGTGAGGGAGCCACTGTGGACCACCCTTCCGGACGTGACTTTCACTTGACGCTGGGGGGGTCCCATGGGGGGAGGAGCCCGGGGAAACGTCATCGGCCCGAGACGAGCTCGGACTTGAAGATGCCGATGTTTAGGGTCCGGACGTTCGAACGTTGTACCTGATCTCTGACTCTAGGACGTCAGATTGATATCCGCCGAGGGTGAAACTGATCGGACCATGAGCCGGCGATCTGCTTGTGAGCTCTGCCCTTCCATGATGTTGTTTTTGTTTGGGCAGAAACAGTCAGCAGGTGGCTAGAATTGAAACATGCTCGCGGGAAAAGTGTAGTATTGCACGGCTGTAATacttttttttattttttggCTTTGAGTAGTACGAAACTTGCAATCGTCGCCGCGAGATGCATTTGCAGGGCAAGAGGCGTCCGAACAAACaagacgaggcggcggcgggatcaTATGTCAAGTGCCGGCCGGCAGTGGGTTTCATGTTGATCGCGCTCGGCGATGAAGACCGAGCTATAGCGAGCGGCGCAGTAGCCGCTTACACACACGATTTGCTGCACGTCTGCgaggtgtgtgtgttggtTGCAGATGGGCGTCTTCAAGACGCGCGTCTCGGAGAATTCGCAACTCCAAAAGGACAGAGGGGTCATCCACCAACCGTGTGGGATGGCGTGACTGATGTGCGGGCTCTCCGAGCATCAACGTGAACTCTCCCCCCTCAGCTTTGGACCTCGGCAAACAACCAAACAAAACAAGACAATGCATGCCGTCGTATCGCTCGCCCTTGTGGCCGTCTGTGCTGCCCCCCTTGTCGGCGCGTCTGCGGCGCCCCGAGGTGGTGCAGCATCTATCAAGCCCAACGtcgagagcgccgccgcaaacGCAGCCCACGTCTTCAACGCCGTGCACTCGGCCGGCAGGCAATGGGGAGCCGCGCTCAACCACAACGGCTTCGGCTTCTTCCCCGCCGTCGTGCCCAGGGGCACGCTCCTCtaccacggcgccgccagcccggaCCCGCCCCGTGGCCCGGAGTGGCTGGCGTTTGAGATGGAGCACGCCGAGCTCTTTGCCCAGTCGTGGCGGCAGGACGATGAAggagatggagaagaagaaggcaaCGGCATCGCGTCAAGTCGGACTTCTTGGTCGCCACGAACTCACAtccacgccgccaccgcctcacAACAAAGGCCGCTAGCCCGCGGCATCATCAACCGTAGGGGCTACTTTCACACGtaccgcgcgcgccgcgacctGAAGCTGCTGTACATCGACGGTATGGCCGCGGCCAAGTCGAGCTTCGGGCCGCTCGACTCGCAGGACCTCGTGCTGCGCGAGAACAAGACGGGTCCGTTGGACGACAACATGTGGGACGAGGtaggccgcgcgcgcgacgtgtGCCGCTTCGTCACCGAGGTCGGCATGGACGGTTTCGTCCGGGTGGAGATTGGGTTCGAGGTTGTCTACTGCGACGACTTCGCTACCGGACTTGACCCCGTGAGCGTAACGCGGTCGTTTATGCCCccaaaggaggaggaggacggcgcggctACGACGCAGAACATGCTCATGTATCAtatggcgcgggcggcgagccgcgAGTACGACGGGCTGGGGAGTCGCTTGCGGCTCGACTTTTCGTCCATGGTTtcgggcttcttcttcttctctcccaTCAAAAACGTTTCGAGTAAAGCAGATGCCGCCGCTTCGCCCGATTTGAtacgcctcggcgccgccgccagcatggACGAGCTCCTGGATATGAAGCACCACCTGCGTGACGTGTGCCTCCGACCGAGGAGATTCACCGTCGACTGGCAGTCTGCTGTGGTGGACGGCCTGGTCGACCGCTTCGCCGACAggctggcgtcgatggcgtccGGGAAGCTGTCGGCCGAGTACTTTATCGGGGAGCTGGAGCGAGCGACTCTGGTGTACTCGGATGCGCCAGCCCTGCCCGGTGAtcgtgcggcggctcgcaaccggacggccgaggcggttGATCGCTGTACAGAGCATCATCTCTTGCCCGCCCTGGCCTACCAAGACGAGTGGCATTTGCAAGACAAACTTATTTacaccgccgtcgaggccgtagCGCGCGACATCTGCCAGACACTCTTTGAGGCGCTCTCTGCACTCCGACGTGCTAGAGTCACGGATGGGCCACGCattggcgaggaggccattGACCGCAGCCGCGAGGCGCTCCGTCACCTCATGGATCGTCTAGCGTGGACAGAGTGGAAGAAGCCGCGGCCATGCCCCGTCGACCAGGTATCCTTTGTCGCCATGTACCCctttggcgacgccgaggaccaCTGGCACCCAGGGTGTCGGTCCATCGAGGACCTGTTGGGGTTCGGTAGGCACGGCTACTGGGACCGTGACTTTCTATCGCcgaaggacgacgacgacgacgacagcgtcgacggcgaacTACGATGATGGCGTCCTCTCCAGGACGAGGCATCGTgagccccgcgccgcgaaGCGCCGTGCCACTTGCAACAACACAACGATGGAGAGCGCTGGCGTCCGCGATGCCGCCACATTGGCTTTGCCCCTAATTGTGGTGTCACTAAGACATCCTACGACGAGAACGCGCGAGGTTCCGACGGCAAACAACAAAATAAACGACCAGTTGTAGTGGACTCGTGCCGAAAGCTTCACAGTATTGCTTGCGAACCCCTAAGCCGTTCAAGCGAGATCCAGCCCGGCTCCGCCGACCGCGCATCCAAATCACCATTTTCTCATCCCGTTCCAAGCAGATGTCCTAGTCACAACCGCTAACAGGGTGCCCGAGGAGCCGATCCGGCTGGCAACGacgagagaggggagggaggggcaacGATGACAATCCGGGGActcgccccgtccgtctctTCTTCGACCCCAAACAGGGACAAATCGTCTTTCCCCGCATATCAGCAAAGAAGTtcgcgtgggcggcgggccatgaCAATTACTTAGTACAGTATAGGCTCGGTCACTGCGCTTCTTTTTCTAAACCCTGGCGGATGCAACGTCGTCAGCAATCATCTCCATTCTCCAcgttcccctcccccgcacACGGCGAACATATTCCCGTCGGCTAGTTGTCAACACCCATAAGCACACACAGCGCCAACGGTAAATCATCCGACGCCGCGGAagagggcggcagcggttgCAGCATCACATGGGCGTGCTTCGTATAAGAGCTTgcccgcgcctcgcgctcAACCTCTGCGGCAGAGCATATCCTCATGCAGTCGACATGATCTTATTATCCTGCTCTCACTAGGGGAGTGCGAAATCATCAAGAATCACTgcggcacacacacacacagagagagagagaaacaTGGGCCCTCTAAACctgctcgtgctcgccgccgccgccgcctcctgcgtcgcggcatcatcatcgtcgtcgtcgtcgtcgtcgtcttcagcGCGCTGCAAGACGGACCACGACTGCAGCCTCAACGGCGTCTGCCGGGGCGACTCCCTCTGCCACTGCGACCCAGGctggctcggcgccgactgcggcgtgctcgacgtcCGCCCGGCCAAGCGGTCGGCCGGCTACAACCTCACGGCGCAGGGCACATCGTCCTGGTGCTCGAGCGTCGTGCGCGACCCCCACGACCCGACGCTGCACCACCTCTTCGCCTCCGAGTTCTCCCACGGCTGCGGCCTCGACTACTGGGCGCCCTACAGCCGCATCATCCGCGCCGAGTCGCGCTCCgggcccgccggcccctacgagttcgccgccgaggtccgcgccgccttcgcccacAACCCGACCGTCGTCTACAGTCCCGCCGACCGCGCCTGGCTGCTCTATTACATCGGCTGCCCgaccgacgtcgtcgccgccaagtgCACCTCTAAAGCCTTCTCCTGCGGGCCGGGCAACTCCAACAACGGCGAGAGCGGCATCTCCGTGCTGAGCAGCCGCGACCTGCGGACCTGGACCGCCCACGAGCAGGTCATGAGCGGGACGGACGACCGCGATGCCTGGGACGCCGACGTGACGAACCCGTCGGCGTTTCCCCTGCGGCGGGTACGCGGGCCTCacagtggcggcggtcgcggcgacTGCCACTCGTCATCCGCCATGCTGCTCGCCTACCGCGGGTGCGTCTACAACTGCACAGCCAACGAGCTCATCAACCTCGCCGTCTCCCCGACGGGCTTCCGGGGCCCCTACCGCAAGGTGCAGTCGCAGCCGCTCTTCCCCAACCTCAACGAGGACCCCTTCATCTGGCAGGACCGCCGCGGCAACTGGCACATGCTGCTGCACTCGCTCGAAcccgagggcggcttcggcgacggGCCCAAGGTCGGTCGGCACGCGTGGGCGGAGCACTACAAGGGCCCCTGGACGTTTGGCAACAAGACGCTCGCCTTCAGCACCGAGGTCCAGTACGACGACGGGACAAAGGTCGACTTTTACCGCAGGGagcggccgcagctgcaCTTTGCAACCGACGGCGTCACACCGCTCGTCATGACGACGGGGGTTCAGCCCAAGGGCAGTCCGATGAGCTATACCGTCATTGTGCCCATCGGAGACGCGGGAGAACGGGCTCAGCATGGAATATACTAGACAATTAGCCGCAATGCCTCTTTCTCTCAAACCTAGGTGCAATGGCATGTACGTTGCCCG
This sequence is a window from Purpureocillium takamizusanense chromosome 8, complete sequence. Protein-coding genes within it:
- a CDS encoding uncharacterized protein (EggNog:ENOG503P267~COG:S~TransMembrane:7 (o67-88i109-131o151-172i184-206o236-260i272-296o302-326i)), with protein sequence MFSSSLINPPTLSVLPGQGSSNMSWSTEVAQMSDAELEAAVREEIEKNNVAPWFTAEHLRENYDRPAIAIIATLTVLVVTVVVCRLLSRRYIIKRFGVGVDDGLALASLAVYLLFVGLCIYIISLGAGRHLDQWDMFMDDNTFERIQIFDAVAHLTYTTSLWLCRTSGLAFYYRMCNLHRELLICVKVILGMVTLGFLAQVAIIVFHCKPVTLLWVAATEEEDLKLQCVDWATTNLAISGVALLCDLLLFGLPAAMLWILKTTRRKKVQLACILLPGIIVIGISATRIPLIMWYAYDEGERGSYALLKLLCVEAAEISATLIALSVPGIKPMFDKYILRKDMSSMSAHSGRDTPLESRGEMGSKDRPPIHFEDMELPGPYMGK
- a CDS encoding uncharacterized protein (EggNog:ENOG503Q3IN~SECRETED:SignalP(1-19~SECRETED:cutsite=VAA-SS~SECRETED:prob=0.2808)~COG:G) — protein: MGPLNLLVLAAAAASCVAASSSSSSSSSSSARCKTDHDCSLNGVCRGDSLCHCDPGWLGADCGVLDVRPAKRSAGYNLTAQGTSSWCSSVVRDPHDPTLHHLFASEFSHGCGLDYWAPYSRIIRAESRSGPAGPYEFAAEVRAAFAHNPTVVYSPADRAWLLYYIGCPTDVVAAKCTSKAFSCGPGNSNNGESGISVLSSRDLRTWTAHEQVMSGTDDRDAWDADVTNPSAFPLRRVRGPHSGGGRGDCHSSSAMLLAYRGCVYNCTANELINLAVSPTGFRGPYRKVQSQPLFPNLNEDPFIWQDRRGNWHMLLHSLEPEGGFGDGPKVGRHAWAEHYKGPWTFGNKTLAFSTEVQYDDGTKVDFYRRERPQLHFATDGVTPLVMTTGVQPKGSPMSYTVIVPIGDAGERAQHGIY
- a CDS encoding uncharacterized protein (EggNog:ENOG503NZRF~SECRETED:SignalP(1-22~SECRETED:cutsite=ASA-AP~SECRETED:prob=0.5189)) translates to MHAVVSLALVAVCAAPLVGASAAPRGGAASIKPNVESAAANAAHVFNAVHSAGRQWGAALNHNGFGFFPAVVPRGTLLYHGAASPDPPRGPEWLAFEMEHAELFAQSWRQDDEGDGEEEGNGIASSRTSWSPRTHIHAATASQQRPLARGIINRRGYFHTYRARRDLKLLYIDGMAAAKSSFGPLDSQDLVLRENKTGPLDDNMWDEVGRARDVCRFVTEVGMDGFVRVEIGFEVVYCDDFATGLDPVSVTRSFMPPKEEEDGAATTQNMLMYHMARAASREYDGLGSRLRLDFSSMVSGFFFFSPIKNVSSKADAAASPDLIRLGAAASMDELLDMKHHLRDVCLRPRRFTVDWQSAVVDGLVDRFADRLASMASGKLSAEYFIGELERATLVYSDAPALPGDRAAARNRTAEAVDRCTEHHLLPALAYQDEWHLQDKLIYTAVEAVARDICQTLFEALSALRRARVTDGPRIGEEAIDRSREALRHLMDRLAWTEWKKPRPCPVDQVSFVAMYPFGDAEDHWHPGCRSIEDLLGFGRHGYWDRDFLSPKDDDDDDSVDGELR
- a CDS encoding uncharacterized protein (EggNog:ENOG503NVNU), with product MPLWDCDFEGCDGPAVRNVGDCVLCNRHLCSTHIRPGLHSCPQWKDADAYDPAAKDAERRELTKLIEKIDTHALAARASLVRHGMRCTIPPLQYDRATRSSVMGGMNYHIEVRFDDGIVWLARIRRFNTTSPPTAVRDYIIRSEVATLMFLAQTGVPAPRVYDFALEHPDNPVGAGYILMEKLPGKSLRWSIATQQEREKVMSQLAETFVELHKYPFDLLGSLDTPGASQVGALARESLTDFVQSGMRTIGPFSSLEDYHLSSLRLILDLILREEMYSQLAVDAYLIHRCLVDLVPQVLPSVEHDKKFYLKHADDKGDHILVDEDFNVTGIIDWEWAHTASPAHAFNSPIGLLPVADFYDGKNNLGYDEMVFASLLEEKGRQDLATYVRNGRLQHRFAFCCGYDLDADWDGFQGLFRDLRDAVGVDKGLEWDEWKASALERYQEDSGLQALLSRHGKPTG
- a CDS encoding uncharacterized protein (EggNog:ENOG503PWZ9) translates to MDYSAPRTLHLYYRDGHDRVEVTDADKSTVLYVCYRTSSKPHQTICRAATHDKPETMVGQVSFHHFKSDIDVRMPLNPGVAMRKTGWTSSAYEVTSPGAQEGAAWTWKRDGAMTSNLKLVDARGAVLAAFDNASWSLKKQGTLTVQDWMPPPALLDVMIVTGLARVEYQRRSQKAHNGAAIASASGRG